The region GATACATAATTGACCACAAGGGTATTATTTATCTTTATACATGAAAACATCCCTAGagttatatgtatatagatatatccTCTGCTATACATCCATTTGTAATATATACAAAGTGGAACTTTGGGCAAATAACATAAGTTTTAGGAATCTGTTTATTCCCACCTGAAAAATCATATTTCAATACTTCCTTGCAGGGTTGTTAGGAAGTATCAATGAGAATTAAAGGCTTCAGTGTGTCTAGGATACCTGAAAATAACTCTAAAAGTGTGTATGCGTAGTACAATTTCTTTATGCAtctgtctatttatctatctgtctgcctatcatcatcatcatagcaTCTATCTTTTTTTTGGATGTTGATAGTAATtgcttgaaataatttttttttgttgttgcagttAATTGTTTTGATCTTTAAGATATTTATAGGTAAATTCTTCTGGACTGTGACTTAAGCTTTGTCACAATTTCTATGATGCTATCCTTGCAACTTACCCGAGTCCCACATTCCATAACACCAGTTCTATGAGTAAAGTGTCCAAAAGTGCTATTCTTTAGATTACTTTTTTGTTGGTCTACTTAAAATACTTTCTCCTCCAATTGGGCATTGGTATTATAACTGACACATTCTAAATTTTTTGTATcaaatcatgtattttttttttcctcgtggAGAAACCTAGGGTATATGAGAAACTCTGAACAAATAGTGAAAAACTGATATCACAAACTCCCCCATTGTAAAAAAGTACCCCCTACttctaatgaaaaaaaatttttaaaaatcaccgtATGATACAATAacatcagagaagaaaatacactGATGTTGACATATACGTTAATTACTGAAAGTTATTTAAAATCTTTCTGAACATGAAACACATCCCATTAAACATTGGAACTCTATGTGACATGAGTTTCACAGATAACTTTaagtataatctttaaaaaatgtatctgaatataccacagatgtttttaaaaatatgagaatATTCCTATGGGTAAAGATAACAGAATTATTGGTTTAAAACTTTGTGAGCATCACTCCTTCATAAGtattatatctatctatctaccttctatctatctatccatctatctaacttgcatatatctattcctgaatATTATGGGCAGAGCAGTCTCTGAGTAAACTATTATCAAACCAATGCAGAAATTAAATTTCAAAGCAATAAATTATTAAAGTGAATACATGAGATACACATTTATCTCATAAAAACTTACCAGGAATAAAAGTGGAAAGCAGACAGAATTTACTCAATATTCTTAATAATTTGCTGTAACTTTGAAATCAATTAAAATGGTGCCTTGAAATGTTACTATAACATTCTAGACATAGTAAAACATGGCACTACTTAAAAAATTCTACCTTTTACCTGTAATCAATCTGTTTTAACACCCCATGGACTTCTTAACATGGCATAGTGGGAACAACTTACAGCTTTCTCTCAGCCTTTGAGGTTATCCCTGAGGAGATGCCAAACAATGTGTTAATTATGTATGAAACTCTTGAAGGCCTAACAAAATGTCTAGGGTGTCTGTTAATTTTCTAAACTATTCATATTCACCAGGGAAAGTAAGTTTCTTTTAgatacatttattcattttttcttagTTAACTTCAAATTTGTTCCATCCAGGGATCTGGATTAAAGTCTTTTTAGGACAGACCACTCAATTTCCCCCCACTTCCACAATATTTTCAAATAGAATGAAATTAGTACATTTCATACATATGATatgccatttctttgttttttctatattttcttttctttttgacctCGGGACAGATATTAGTTACTCCAATTTCTTTTATTACAAATTGCCTATTTAAGActtctctcattttattttattagattaagatatcatattttattttttccattctggcCAATTCCTATTCCAATTATTCTTTCCCACCTGGATACATACTCTACTGTGTTTTATGTCTGACATACAACATGAATGTATCCTTATAAAAACATAgtattttgtgtatgtgtttcaCTCTGCACATTTAATTTGTGCTGTCTTAATGTCGCATTTTCCAATCATTTTAATGACTGGCAATCTATCCGTGTtgtgacacatacacacacgtatttcTCTGCTTCTTGCTATGTGATAatacatgagtcggaatcaactcgacatcaagtaacaacaaaaacagcatacATGTAACACCGTACTTTTCTAGTTTCCAAatggtatatattttatttatcttcacCTCCCAGCTATCCTCACCATCGCCACCACATGCAGCCTTGAGCATTTCCCTTTCCACTGCTCTTAAAAAATTGTCTTCGTGATATGTCaagtatatatagtatatacatgcacacacacacggggacacacacacacgtcagtGAAATGTCTTTGTAAAATGAAGCATAACGTCCCTATTAATTTTGCTGAACAATTAAAATTTGTTGTAGAAATATGTACTTCCTCCATTAAATGCTTGATGTTTCCTGAATTCTCACATCCTTGATTATGTCATTGTTAATTGGACATTAATTGTAAGCAATATAGATTTCATCTCTTATACCATTGTCTCTTTTCCTATTCCAGTTGTCCATGGTTAATAATTCATGTGTCTTACCTGTGAGTTAATTTCTACTCttgcttttttcccttgcttttggtCATTGGGATCAATTTCTTGGCATGTATGGTGATCATTTTATTGGCTTTATTGGAGTATAATaaacaacaatatgtgtatttaaCATATACAATTTAATGTTTTAACATAGGTATGTACTTGAAAAACTATTACAGTAGTAAAGATAATGGACATATCCAACACCCCAAAAGTTTTCTAATGTCCCTATTTAATCCCTTTCTCCCGACCCTCTCTGGCCCACTTCCAGCCCTGTTCAGCTATTGATGTGCTTTCTATCATGATCTAtttgtttgcattttaaaaaacgTTATATAAACAAATTTTATCTCATATACTTTTTTTGAATCTGGCATATTTCACTCACCATACTTACTCTGATATTCATCCATGGTGTTTCATATGCTAACAGTTCATTTCTTCTTtgtactttgtttttgttgttgaggtggaCTCAGTTGTATGGCTATACCgcaatttgtttatttattctccCCTGAATGAGCATTTGCATTTCTTTCATGTTTCAGCTATCACTAATAAAGGccctatgaacatttgtgtacaagtctttctaaggttgtatgctttcatttctcttaggtatatacATAGAAGTGAGATGCCAGGATTGTACGGTAGAGGtaagtttaactttttaagaaattcaACACTGCTTTCCAAATTAGTTGTTCTATTTtacaatgaggtggattgacagagaggctgcaacaatgggctcaagcataagaatgattgtgaggatggtgcaggacagaacagtgtttcattctgttgtgcatagggtcggagCCAACtccaggcacctaacaacgacatttTACTttcgcagtggttaaatgttcagctgctaacacaaaggttagctgttcaaacccacccagaggctctgagggagaaaagatctagtgatctactctcataaaggttacagccttgaaaccctatgagacagctctaccctgtcctataagggctCAATGAGTTAGAAACAACTCGGTGGGAATGGCGTTTTGTTTTGGTATCATGTATTTATGTTTCAGTTTCCTCCACATGCCTATAAAATTAGCCATTCTAATATGCATGTGCTGATAACTCTTTGAGGTATAAATTAAATTTGAGGTGATATTTCATCAAGATTTCTTTTTGTAAGCTTATTTGCTATACTTACAAATTCTTCTATGAAGTGTTCAaatcttttcccccttttttgagattgttttcttattattgagtttgaGATTGCTTTATACAGTGTGGATATTTACCCTTTAACCAttgtggcacaacggttaagagcttggctgctaaccgaaaggtcagtgattctaaCCCAtctgtggctccgcaggagaaaaataCCTGGAGAGCTACTCCCATaatgatttcagcctaggaagcctTATTACTCAGTTCTGCtatgttctataaggtcactgtgagttgaaacagTCTCAACAGCATACAGTGAAAACATCTTGTTACAGATAtaacatttgaaatattttctccaagtctATGGCTTGTCTtccaattttttaataatttattttaaagagcagtagttttaaattttgatgtaaCTGAATACAATAAATACTTACTTTATGGATTTTGCTTCAGTGTTATGTATAGGAAATATTTTTCTAACCCAAGGTAAAAAATTTtctgctgttttattttcctctctAAAAGCTTTAAAATTTGATGATTTACATTTAAATTGTTATGCACTTTGAGTTAATTCTTGCATATGTGTAAGTTATAGATCCACATTCATTAATTTGTATATAATATCTAATTGTTCTACCACCATTTGTTGAATGGCTATCCTTTCTccactgatttttctttgaatctttattaaaaaattagttgttcaaatatgtgtgggtgtgtttttTAAGTCTTGCTAATATGTCATTGACctatttgctaatttttttgcCAATCACACTTTGTCTTGATTATCATAGTTTAAAATAAGTCTTGGAATCAGTTCTTTTTTTGTCATCCGTCCTTGGTCTCTTTTTTCAAAGTTGATTCAGCTATCCTAGGGCCTTTGCATTCCATTATAGATTTTAGTTTTCTTGTCAATTTcaacacagaccaaaaaaaagtcagttgATTTTTCATTGGAATTTCATTGACTCTATAAATACCGTTGGGGAaatttgacatcttaacaatatcaaGTCTTCTGACTTATAAGCATAgcttatctctccatttatttgtctttatttcacaatattttctagttttcaaTGTAAAGGCCTTAAGAATGTCTGCCCCCAAATAACCACATGGCCAACTCACTCAACTTCTCAAGTGTTTGATTAAAAGTCATCTCCTCATATGGTTCCCCTAAAGATCTTCGTTAAAATTTTAATGCTCATCTGCCTATTGGCCCTATTTCATTTTCATATAACTCAATACCTTCTATCATATGATATAATCCACTTATCATTATgtattttcttcactctcctacaGAAATGTAAGCCTTATGAAGTGAGGGGTATTCATTGTTtgatttaaaatgtttctttatTAAATATAATGAGTCCATTAACATAATATTCACCAGGCATCTTTTTTGTGCCTTTTACTGTGCTAAGTACAACAGATTAAGTAgtgaatggaatacacagagtccctggCTTCATAAAGATAGGTGTTCAGTGAAAGGAACATATAAACGGGCTATATGTGAAAATATGTAGGAATGTACCTTGTAGGGATATATCTAATCTAGGCTTGAAACCAATTATAAGTTGATACCTGAAGTATAAGCAGGAGTTAGCCATCTCTGGGTGATTAACTCTGGctaaaaaataaggaagaaatttcTGTGTATCTATACTTATCACTAATTTATTCTATTCTTTCCATGGAGACAAACAACACAAGGCTAACGGAAAATCGGATATAGGATACATTGCCTATTAAATAATTATTCTTATCGTATGTTACAGTTCACTTGAAGTAGAATATTTAAACACAGTCTCCAGGTTCTGTGTACAGCATTTTTTACCTCTTTGTTCCTCAAACTATAGACGATGGGATTTAACATAGGTATTACCAGAATGTAAAAGACAGAGGCCATTTTATCAGTATCAAAGGAATGGCTGGATTTGGGATGCACATACGTAAAGAATAGAGTCCCATAGAAAACAACTACCACTGTCAAGTGAGATCCACATGTGGAAAAGGCCTTGTGCCTGCCCTCTGCAGAGTTCATCCTGAAGATGGCAACGAGTATCAGCGTGTAGGacacaaggattaaaaaaaaaaaaaaaaggattattagAAGGGATAAAACTAAACTAAAAGCCGAAAAGATCAGTAATATTAATTTAATTTCATGTGTGTTTGAGCAGATCAAAGAAATCAAGGGCAAACcatcacagtagaaatgcctgatAACATGGCCACAAAATGATGCAATGAAAATTTTTATGATTGTCAGCAAAGACAAAAAGAGACTGTAGAGATAAGATATGACCACCAGCACCTGGCATACTTTCGgtgacatgatgactgtgtaaagcagagggttacagatggccacatagcggtcataggccattgctgACAGAATGAAAATCTCACTACTTATGAAAATACTGAAGAAAGTGAGTTGCATAGCACAGCAATTATAAGAGATTGTAGGTTGATCTACAGTAAAATTTGCTAGCATTTTGGGTCCAACTGCTGTTGAATGTCCAAGATCAGTGAAAGACAAATgtctgaggaaaaagtacatgggcgTATGTAGCCTAGAGTCTATCTTGGTGAGCATGATCAAGCCCAGGTTACCCACTACGGAGACCATGTAAACAATGAGGAGAATCTCAAATAATGGAGCCTTCAGCTCAGGACGATCTGTGATCCCCACTAGAGTAAATTCATTCAGCACCATTAGATTGTATTTGTCCATCCAAGCCACTTAGGAAACTTCTATGAGggaaaagtacaaaaataatCGTTAACTTTCATTAGCTattaatgaaatatatatatacatatatatgcataagaTCAATCCATATTCTAATTTCAGAGTTTTGATATAAATCTTCCCTTTGATCTTGAAGGTTGGAAACCCCAGGAGtctattggttaagagctacgtctgctaattaagtcgtcagcagtttgaatccatcgcctaattccttggaaactctaaaaggcagttctactccgcttTATAgggtcattttaaaataaaatcaactcaatggccaagtttttgttgttgttgttgatcttCAAGGTAGAGAAAATGAGACTATCTTTTTGTAAGTTGCAAACATCAACACACGGAGTAAACTAGGAAATTAAGTCACACAAGtaaagaatatcaataaagagatagaaattgtagaaaagaagaagagtagatgggaaaaaaaaagatgggaagtGATTACTTAATGGATATCAGCTCCCTTTTGGGGTGAAGAAAATGTTCCGGAACTATATAATAGTGATGGTTTCACAATATTTTGATTGTAtttaacatcactgaattgtgcattttaaaatatttggcatGGTGAATCCTCTGTAATGTGTATTTtaccatatatttaaaaaaaattcttttacaaCCTCATTTCCACAGGACTGTATTTGTCATGCTTACATTTACTTTTATGTTATCAAGCTTTACACCATATATTTTATCAAACACTAATCATAACTAGATTTTGTATGCTTTGTCTGTATTGTAATTTAATTTATGAAAATCAATGGGTAATATTTGTAGTATTATAATAATGTAatacttttctccacttatcaaaGTAATTCAAATTTAAAGTGTTTTTTCTCTCTTACAGatcatttattttgctttcaCTTAATAAAATAGAAGCACTCATtgccattttaaaattataacatgGCCAGTGATCTCAGCAATTTGACACATCTccagtgtttaaaaaaatataaacttcTATGCGAAACATATGGAAATAATAGGGCCTACCAATTATCTCACATCATGAATTTCTTACAAATCCATGGCCATCTGGTATGCTTTCCTGGCCCCTATATTGACTTGTATACTTGTATATTGAAATAATTCTCAAGGGACAATGTATTTAGGGACCTATAATAAGAAGGAGTGTAACTCTTATATGTCTGAATTAATAAGATACTGTAAAAACTATCATTTTCaaaatccatgttgttgttgttagctgttattcagtggattctgactcaaagcgaccctatgcacaagagaaggaaacactgtccagacttgtgccatcctcacaattgttgctagcttaagcacgttgttgcagccactgtatacaTCCATCTAGtccaggatcttcctctttttctctgaccctctactttaccaaacatgatgtccttctccagggattgatccttcttgataacatgtccaaagtatgtgagacaaagtctcacaatccttgattctaaggaacattttggttgtacttcttccaagacagatttgttcatcttttttggcagtccctgatgtattcaatattcttcaccaacaccacaatttgaaggcattaattcttcttgggtcttccttattcattgtccagattttgcatgcataaggtgattgaaaacaccatgatttgggtctggcacatcttagtcctcaaggtgacatccttgcttttaacactgtaaagggatctcttgcagtcaattTGCCCAAAGTAAAGCTTCTTTGGATTTCTCGACTGTTGctaccatgggtgttggttgtggatccagtaagatgaaatccttgacaatctcaatgttttctccacgtatcatgatactgcttattggtccagttgtgaggatttttgttttctttatgttgaggtgtgagccatactgaaggctgtggtctttgatcttcatcagttaatgcttcaagtctttttcactttcagcaagcaaggttgtgtcatctgcataatgcaggctgttaatatgtcttcctccaatcctgatgccccattcttcatgtagtccaacttctcagattatttgctcaacatatgggttgaataggtatggtgaaaggatacaacccccacacacacctttcctgactttaaaccatgaagtatccccttgttctgttcaaaagactgcctctcgATCCAGgtgcagatttctcatgagcacaattaagtgttctggaattcccattctctgcaatattatccatgatgtgttatgagccacacagttgaacacaggtaaacatgacttctggtattttctgctttcagccaggatccatctgacctcagcaaagatatccctggttccatgtccttttctaaattcagcttgaatttctggcagttctctgttgagaTACTGCTGCAGGTGCatttgaactatcttcagcaaaattttgcttgcctgtgatattaataatatcatttgataatttccgattcagttggatcacctttcttggaaataggcataaatatggacctcttccagtcgattagccaggttgctgtcttccaaatttcttagcatagatgagtgagcacctccagtgctgcatccatttgttgaaacatctggattggtattccatcaattcccagccttgttttttgccaatgccttcagtgcagcttggacttctttctttagtaccgtcagttcctgatcatatgttaactcataaaatggttgaacactgaccagttctttctggtacagtgactctgtgtattccttccattttcctttgGTGCTtcttgtgtcttttaatattttccctgtagaatccttcagtattgaaatTCAAAGCttacattttttttcagttctttcagcttgagaaatgctgagcatgttcttcccttttggttttccatctccaggtctttgcaaatgtcaccgtaatacttgactttgttttcttgagccaccctttgaagtctactgtttggctcttttacttcatcattttttgcttttcctttacctactcgatattcaagagatgtttcagagtctcttttgacatccattttggtcttttctttctctcctgtctttttaatgatcttttgctttcttcaagtatgacatccttgatgtcattccataattcATGTGGtcatcagtcattagtattcaacatgtcaaatctattcttgagatggactctaaattcaggtgggatatactcaaagttatactttggctcctgtggacttgtatctaattttcttcagtttcaacttgaacttgcgtatgagtaattgatggtctgatccacagttggctTCCAGACTTGTTCGActtatgatattgagtttttccattgtctctttccacacatgcacatgtagtcgatttgattcctgtgtattccatctggcaggtccatgtttatagttgtttatgttgttgaaaaaaggtattttcaatgaagaagtcattggtcttgcaaaattcagtcatgtgatctccagcattgtttctgtcaccaaggccatattttccagctactgatcc is a window of Elephas maximus indicus isolate mEleMax1 chromosome 20, mEleMax1 primary haplotype, whole genome shotgun sequence DNA encoding:
- the LOC126063770 gene encoding olfactory receptor 8K3-like, which produces MDKYNLMVLNEFTLVGITDRPELKAPLFEILLIVYMVSVVGNLGLIMLTKIDSRLHTPMYFFLRHLSFTDLGHSTAVGPKMLANFTVDQPTISYNCCAMQLTFFSIFISSEIFILSAMAYDRYVAICNPLLYTVIMSPKVCQVLVVISYLYSLFLSLLTIIKIFIASFCGHVIRHFYCDGLPLISLICSNTHEIKLILLIFSAFSLVLSLLIILFFFFLILVSYTLILVAIFRMNSAEGRHKAFSTCGSHLTVVVVFYGTLFFTYVHPKSSHSFDTDKMASVFYILVIPMLNPIVYSLRNKEVKNAVHRTWRLCLNILLQVNCNIR